A window of the Bos indicus x Bos taurus breed Angus x Brahman F1 hybrid chromosome X, Bos_hybrid_MaternalHap_v2.0, whole genome shotgun sequence genome harbors these coding sequences:
- the LOC113887564 gene encoding LOW QUALITY PROTEIN: putative RNA-binding protein 15B (The sequence of the model RefSeq protein was modified relative to this genomic sequence to represent the inferred CDS: inserted 3 bases in 2 codons; deleted 1 base in 1 codon; substituted 1 base at 1 genomic stop codon) has product MCYCPRWRRRGRCLLGRRRRSEGSAGRPPASRAGAMKRHSEXDSSPNGRGSSSSAKRPREREQEAEAGGRAAHKASGGAKHPVPTRARDKPRGSGGSGGGHRDGRGAGDANHRASSGRSSGSGAGGGERGGKVSGDPGASGASSCASPLPPPPPPPAAEPTGPGSSAAAPEYKTLLISSLSPALPAEHLEDRLFHQFKSFGEISLRLSHTPELGREAYVNFRHPQYAREARQHALARQLLLYDRPLKVEPVYVRGGGGSSRRSSSSSAAASTPPPGPPVPADPLGYLPLHGGYQYKQGLLSPVAAPPLREPRPRHAAAAFALDAVAAAAAVGLSRERGMDYYGLYDDRGRPYGYPAVCEEDLMPEDDQRATHNLFIGNLDHSVSEVELRQAFEKYGIIEEVVIKRPARGQGGAYAFLKFQNLDMAHRAKVGMSGRVIGRNPIKTGYGKANPTTRLWVGGLGPNTSLAALAREFDRFGSIQTIDHVKGDSFAYIQYESLDAAQAACAKMRGFPLGGPDRRLRVDFAKAEETRYPQQYQPYPLPVHYELLPDGYTRHQNLDADLRVRDRTPPHLRRNSLEGYSHSVRSRXGERWGGDGDRCLPKAWEDRRKRRSLSSDRGRASHSPYEERSRTKGGGQPADRGSDRTLERSRKENHSSEGTTESGSNSLSNSRHGAEEWSHHHHHEAPDSSHGKKTRESERNHRTTEAEPKPLEEPKHETKKLKNLSEYAQTLQLGWNGLLVLKNSCFPTSLHILEGDQGVISSLLKDHTSGSKLTQLKIAQRLRLDQPKLDEVTRHIKQGSPNGYAVLLATQATPSGPGSEGMPTVEPGLQRXLLRNLVSYLKQKQAAGVISLPVGGSKGRDSTGMLYAFPPCDFSQQYLQSALRTLGKLEEEHMVIVIVRDTA; this is encoded by the exons ATGTGTTATTGTCCAAGATGGCGGCGCCGGGGGCGCTGCCTcctcggccgccgccgccgctctgAGGGGTCTGCGGGCCGCCCACCCGCCAGCCGCGCGGGCGCCATGAAGAGGCATAGCGAGTGAGACTCCAGCCCGAACGGGCGCGGCTCCTCATCGTCGGCCAAACGGCCGCGGGAGCGCGAACAGGAGGCggaggcgggcgggcgggcggcgcaCAAGGCCTCGGGCGGCGCCAAGCACCCCGTTCCAACGCGGGCTCGCGACAAACCTCGCGGTAGCGGGGGCAGCGGCGGTGGGCATCGCGACGGCCGAGGCGCCGGGGACGCGAATCACCGTGCGAGCAGCGGCCGCTCCTCGGGCTCGGGCGCCGGCGGCGGGGAGCGCGGCGGCAAGGTCTCAGGGGACCCAGGCGCTTCGGGCGCGTCGTCCTGCGCATCTCCACTACCGCCACCTCCGCCGCCGCCCGCGGCTGAGCCCACGGGTCCCGGCTCCTCAGCGGCTGCACCCGAGTACAAGACGCTGCTCATCAGCAGCCTGAGCCCCGCGCTGCCTGCCGAGCACCTCGAAGATCGGCTCTTCCACCAGTTCAAGAGCTTCGGCGAGATCAGCCTGCGCCTGTCGCACACGCCTGAGCTGGGCCGCGAGGCCTACGTGAACTTCCGGCACCCGCAGTACGCGCGTGAGGCCCGCCAGCACGCCCTGGCCCGCCAGCTACTGCTCTACGACCGTCCGCTCAAGGTGGAGCCCGTGTACGTGCGAGGCGGCGGCGGGAGCAGTAggcgaagcagcagcagcagcgccgcCGCCTCCACTCCGCCCCCGGGCCCGCCCGTGCCCGCCGACCCGCTCGGCTACCTCCCGCTGCACGGCGGCTACCAGTACAAGCAGGGTTTGCTGTCCCCGGTTGCCGCCCCTCCGCTGCGggagccccgcccccgccacgcTGCTGCAGCCTTTGCTCTAGATGCGGTCGCGGCCGCCGCCGCTGTAGGCCTGTCCCGGGAGCGGGGCATGGACTACTACGGGCTGTACGACGACCGCGGGCGACCCTACGGCTACCCGGCCGTGTGCGAAGAGGACCTGATGCCCGAGGACGACCAGCGGGCCACGCACAACCTCTTCATTGGGAATTTGGACCACAGCGTGTCAGAGGTGGAGCTGCGACAGGCTTTCGAGAAGTACGGCATCATTGAGGAGGTGGTCATCAAGAGACCCGCCCGTGGGCAGGGCGGTGCGTATGCCTTCCTCAAGTTCCAGAACCTAGACATGGCCCACCGGGCCAAGGTGGGCATGTCGGGTCGTGTGATAGGCCGCAATCCCATTAAGACAGGGTACGGCAAGGCCAACCCCACTACACGTCTCTGGGTGGGTGGCTTGGGACCTAACACCTCACTGGCGGCTCTGGCCCGGGAGTTTGACCGTTTTGGGAGCATTCAGACCATTGATCATGTCAAGGGAGATAGCTTTGCCTACATCCAGTACGAGAGCTTGGACGCAGCCCAGGCCGCCTGTGCTAAAATGAGGGGCTTTCCCTTG GGGGGTCCGGACCGCAGGCTGCGCGTGGATTTTGCCAAAGCAGAGGAGACTCGGTATCCCCAGCAGTACCAGCCCTACCCCCTCCCTGTGCACTATGAGCTACTCCCCGACGGGTATACCCGGCACCAGAACCTGGATGCCGACCTGCGGGTGCGGGACAGGACCCCTCCACACCTCCGCCGAAACAGCCTCGAGGGCTACAGCCACTCAGTGCGCAGCC GTGGTGAGCgctggggaggagatggggaccgGTGCCTGCCCAAGGCCTGGGAGGACAGGCGGAAGCGCCGGAGCCTCTCCAGTGATCGCGGAAGGGCCAGCCACTCCCCTTACGAGGAACGGAGCAGGACCAAGGGTGGTGGGCAGCCTGCGGACCGAGGCTCCGACCGCACCCTGGAGCGTAGCCGCAAGGAAAACCATTCCAGTGAAGGGACCACGGAATCCGGCAGCAACTCCCTCAGCAACAGCCGACACGGGGCGGAGGAGTggagccaccaccaccaccacgaggCTCCCGACTCTTCCCACGGGAAGAAGACCCGAGAGAGCGAGCGCAATCATCGGACCACTGAGGCCGAGCCCAAGCCTCTTGAAGAGCCAAAACACGAGACCAAAAAGCTCAAGAATCTTTCAGAGTATGCCCAGACGCTGCAGCTGGGTTGGAACGGGCTTCTAGTGTTGAAAAACAGCTGCTTCCCGACATCTTTGCACATCCTAGAGGGGGACCAGGGGGTGATCAGCAGTCTCCTCAAAGACCATACTTCTGGGAGTAAGCTGACCCAGCTGAAGATTGCCCAGCGCCTTCGCCTGGACCAACCCAAGCTCGATGAGGTCACACGACACATCAAGCAGGGGAGCCCCAATGGCTACGCAGTGCTCCTGGCCACCCAGGCGACCCCCAGTGGGCCTGGCTCTGAGGGGATGCCTACGGTGGAGCCTGGCCTACAGAG GCTTCTCAGGAACCTGGTCTCCTACTTGAAACAGAAGCAGGCTGCAGGGGTGATCAGCCTGCCAGTGGGTGGATCCAAGGGCAGAGACAGCACAGGCATGCTCTATGCCTTCCCGCCCTGTGACTTCTCACAGCAGTACCTCCAGTCAGCGCTGAGGACATTGGGCAAGCTAGAGGAGGAGCACATGGTGATAGTTATAGTAAGAGACACAGCGTAG